A single window of Aspergillus oryzae RIB40 DNA, chromosome 8 DNA harbors:
- a CDS encoding DUF2786 domain-containing protein (predicted protein), translated as MRAKKQRQPLQKATVIKTAQVKPKDSLGSLDRGVLIKIQKCQSRARHKSTTESEAKAALFVAQKLMAQYNVSQADLVANSDDGSKAQYGGMSKVEIINVKNRTRRVIKEAFVHKLAKAMSAIAFETAHNKILDWACSYKGGSATFSYRVGVADGLVSMANREKKIELEAARKKELDIIAAKEREAGMEHERKLQRLHKGPSLVLDIDGQSEDEIPGFLDIDSMSDESYGSLESIGNLNLNTRAALVDFNENDENVVDLMCSVEDNIDKIIKREAHKTHDFNSIPSPSVKQNPSDKNFSFVKSEDMSNSPWMSETQLVRFRATSVQVADEYLKKHNIKLRMGKARTVVTRDYSAYTEGWKDSEKIDFRQRRLE; from the exons ATGAGAGCCAAAAAGCAGAGACAGCCTTTACAGAAAGCGACTGTGATCAAAACGGCTCAAGTTAAGCCAAAAGATTCACTTGGGTCCTTGGATAGAGGCGTCCTTATCAAAATACAGAAATGCCAAAGTCGAGCTCGCCATAAGAGTACCACCGAATCAGAAGCCAAAGCCGCCCTTTTCGTTGCCCAGAAGCTAATGGCCCAATATAATGTTTCCCAAGCGGATCTAGTGGCCAACAGTGATGATGGAAGCAAAGCCCAATATGGAGGAATGAGCAAGGTGGAAATAATCAACGTTAAGAACCGTACCAGACGTGTGATTAAGGAAGCATTTGTGCACAAGTTGGCAAAGGCTATGT CGGCAATAGCGTTCGAAACGGCGCACAATAAGATCCTGGACTGGGCATGCTCCTATAAGGGCGGTTCGGCCACGTTCAGCTACCGCGTCGGAGTCGCTGATGGGCTCGTCTCCATGGCCAACCGTGAGAAGAAAATCGAACTCGAGGcggcaagaaagaaagaattaGATATAATAGCCGCCAAGGAACGGGAAGCGGGCATGGAACACGAGCGCAAACTTCAGAGGCTCCATAAAGGACCTTCACTGGTGTTAGACATTGATGGCCAGTCAGAGGACGAAATACCTGGCTTCCTAGACATAGACAGCATGTCCGACGAGTCTTACGGCTCTCTAGAGTCGATAGGCAATCTCAATCTTAATACTAGAGCAGCACTGGTCGACTTTAATGAAAATGATGAGAATGTGGTCGATCTCATGTGCAGCGTGGAAGACAACATTGACAAAATTATCAAGCGGGAGGCGCACAAAACCCATGATTTTAACAGCATCCCTTCCCCTTCGGTGAAGCAAAACCCTTCAGATAAAAATTTCTCGTTTGTTAAAAGCGAGGATATGTCAAACTCGCCGTGGATGTCCGAAACGCAGCTAGTACGTTTTCGCGCCACATCGGTGCAGGTTGCAGACGAATACCTCAAGAAGCACAATATCAAGCTGCGTATGGGAAAGGCACGCACAGTGGTCACCCGTGATTATTCTGCTTATACAGAAGGGTGGAAAGATAGTGAAAAGATTGATT